Proteins encoded together in one Ciona intestinalis chromosome 1, KH, whole genome shotgun sequence window:
- the LOC100182658 gene encoding uncharacterized protein LOC100182658 isoform X2: MLTQLMPRLLTLAVYSTHVYTMVDAIHLHLTCYLGRTCEVLDACIKGPCSNGGICTTNMTTGSPMCDCVGLYTGKSCEIHCYTPQDCGEQSIHCVFRSGLVVCRCVTPVGKKSAKCILPEDRVDECQSNPCQGRGRCRDMDIGYQCRCYIGFVGKNCEMRAYCSYENPCQNRGTCQQLKHGRNYRCNCPPNFAGRNCEIYIAPVCSVTCTSSAIQVSCDHSRLPKEIRSQTLETISPLPSQQCTCRFPVVPGQPVRQHRYRYTGYSSRTTPATPTPCTIPFDSCGTQLKIVNNTIYYLNHLRYGSLQSHDQTTDSLVTREYGQFELKLECSSPLLVKSNGGVLTSNIMDIEESLELKSKSNIPIQISVSYWGVQPNTFLTHGTTLAPITEFKLDTRIYVLLSGDPSYSTTAILTMQIYPVTCYLLTNTTTYNNKYYLFEDGCKRDETVRMELLLMNQQQGTLFQRNVPKTLFSFEAATFKRENDVQVVCSALICNSPECEVPCAGMNE; this comes from the exons GTTATTTAGGGAGAACATGTGAGGTATTGGACGCATGCATTAAAGGGCCCTGCTCTAATGGAGGCATTTGCACCACTAATATGACTACTGGCTCTCCTATGTGTGATTGCGTAGGCTTATATACTGGGAAGTCATGTGAGATTCATTGCTACACTccacaa gaTTGTGGAGAACAGTCTATTCATTGTGTTTTTAGATCTGGTCTAGTTGTTTGTCGGTGTGTTACTCCTGTTGGGAAAAAGTCAGCCAAGTGTATTTTACCAGAAG ATCGCGTCGATGAGTGCCAATCAAACCCATGTCAAGGACGTGGAAGATGTCGTGACATGGACATAGGGTATCAGTGTCGCTGCTATATTGGTTTCGTGGGAAAAAACTGCGAAATGAGAGCTTACTGTTCATATGAAAAT CCATGTCAAAACAGAGGAACTTGTCAACAACTTAAGCATGGTAGAAACTATAGGTGTAACTGCCCACCTAACTTTGCTGGTCGCAACTGTGAAATATACATTG CGCCAGTTTGTTCAGTGACATGCACATCATCTGCCATCCAAGTTTCTTGTGACCACTCTCGTCTCCCAAAAGAAATTCGATCGCAAACACTTGAAACAATATCCCCCCTTCCCTCCCAGCAGTGCACATGCAGGTTTCCTGTTGTGCCAGGGCAGCCTGTACGCCAACACAGATATAGATATACTGGCTACAGCTCCAGGACTACACCTGCCACCCCTACACCGTGTACCATTCCATTTGATTCCTGCGGTACTCAACTGAAG ATAGTAAACAACACCATCTACTATCTAAACCACCTGCGATACGGCTCACTGCAGTCACATGATCAAACTACAGACTCACTGGTAACAAGAGAGTACGGCCAATTTGAg CTCAAGCTAGAATGTAGTTCTCCATTACTGGTCAAGTCTAATGGTGGCGTATTAACTAGCAACATTATGGACATTGAAGAATCACTGGAGTTAAAGTCCAAATCAAATATTCCGATTCAGATTAGTGTGTCGTACTGGGG GGTTCAACCAAATACTTTTCTTACTCACGGCACCACACTTGCACCTATTACCGAGTTCAAACTGGACACAAGAATTTACGTTTTG ctGTCTGGTGACCCAAGTTACAGCACGACTGCCATCTTGACAATGCAGATTTACCCTGTCACCTGTTATCTACTAACTAACACTACAACTTACAACAACAAGTATTATCTCTTTGAAGATGG CTGCAAAAGGGATGAAACAGTAAGGATGGAGCTGCTTTTAATGAACCAGCAGCAGGGTACTTTGTTTCAAAGAAATGTTCCGAAAACTTTGTTCAGTTTTGAAGCTGCGACTTTTAAACGGGAGAATGAT GTGCAAGTTGTGTGCAGCGCACTCATCTGCAATAGTCCTGAATGCGAAGTACCATGCGCTGGgatgaatgaataa
- the LOC100182658 gene encoding protein eyes shut-like isoform X1 — protein sequence MYFKLVLFGIAMFGAVQINANAINATTPDPCSLFNPCLHNGRCYSPSPDIRACDCNVGYYGSVCQFVDHCASNPCANNGTCIRLDNGYNCTCNEGYLGRTCEVLDACIKGPCSNGGICTTNMTTGSPMCDCVGLYTGKSCEIHCYTPQDCGEQSIHCVFRSGLVVCRCVTPVGKKSAKCILPEDRVDECQSNPCQGRGRCRDMDIGYQCRCYIGFVGKNCEMRAYCSYENPCQNRGTCQQLKHGRNYRCNCPPNFAGRNCEIYIAPVCSVTCTSSAIQVSCDHSRLPKEIRSQTLETISPLPSQQCTCRFPVVPGQPVRQHRYRYTGYSSRTTPATPTPCTIPFDSCGTQLKIVNNTIYYLNHLRYGSLQSHDQTTDSLVTREYGQFELKLECSSPLLVKSNGGVLTSNIMDIEESLELKSKSNIPIQISVSYWGVQPNTFLTHGTTLAPITEFKLDTRIYVLLSGDPSYSTTAILTMQIYPVTCYLLTNTTTYNNKYYLFEDGCKRDETVRMELLLMNQQQGTLFQRNVPKTLFSFEAATFKRENDVQVVCSALICNSPECEVPCAGMNE from the exons AAGAGCTTGTGATTGTAATGTTGGATATTACGGCTCAGTTTGTCAGTTTGTGGATCACTGTGCATCTAATCCCTGCGCTAATAATGGTACCTGTATTAGACTTGATAATGGCTACAACTGTACCTGCAATGAAG GTTATTTAGGGAGAACATGTGAGGTATTGGACGCATGCATTAAAGGGCCCTGCTCTAATGGAGGCATTTGCACCACTAATATGACTACTGGCTCTCCTATGTGTGATTGCGTAGGCTTATATACTGGGAAGTCATGTGAGATTCATTGCTACACTccacaa gaTTGTGGAGAACAGTCTATTCATTGTGTTTTTAGATCTGGTCTAGTTGTTTGTCGGTGTGTTACTCCTGTTGGGAAAAAGTCAGCCAAGTGTATTTTACCAGAAG ATCGCGTCGATGAGTGCCAATCAAACCCATGTCAAGGACGTGGAAGATGTCGTGACATGGACATAGGGTATCAGTGTCGCTGCTATATTGGTTTCGTGGGAAAAAACTGCGAAATGAGAGCTTACTGTTCATATGAAAAT CCATGTCAAAACAGAGGAACTTGTCAACAACTTAAGCATGGTAGAAACTATAGGTGTAACTGCCCACCTAACTTTGCTGGTCGCAACTGTGAAATATACATTG CGCCAGTTTGTTCAGTGACATGCACATCATCTGCCATCCAAGTTTCTTGTGACCACTCTCGTCTCCCAAAAGAAATTCGATCGCAAACACTTGAAACAATATCCCCCCTTCCCTCCCAGCAGTGCACATGCAGGTTTCCTGTTGTGCCAGGGCAGCCTGTACGCCAACACAGATATAGATATACTGGCTACAGCTCCAGGACTACACCTGCCACCCCTACACCGTGTACCATTCCATTTGATTCCTGCGGTACTCAACTGAAG ATAGTAAACAACACCATCTACTATCTAAACCACCTGCGATACGGCTCACTGCAGTCACATGATCAAACTACAGACTCACTGGTAACAAGAGAGTACGGCCAATTTGAg CTCAAGCTAGAATGTAGTTCTCCATTACTGGTCAAGTCTAATGGTGGCGTATTAACTAGCAACATTATGGACATTGAAGAATCACTGGAGTTAAAGTCCAAATCAAATATTCCGATTCAGATTAGTGTGTCGTACTGGGG GGTTCAACCAAATACTTTTCTTACTCACGGCACCACACTTGCACCTATTACCGAGTTCAAACTGGACACAAGAATTTACGTTTTG ctGTCTGGTGACCCAAGTTACAGCACGACTGCCATCTTGACAATGCAGATTTACCCTGTCACCTGTTATCTACTAACTAACACTACAACTTACAACAACAAGTATTATCTCTTTGAAGATGG CTGCAAAAGGGATGAAACAGTAAGGATGGAGCTGCTTTTAATGAACCAGCAGCAGGGTACTTTGTTTCAAAGAAATGTTCCGAAAACTTTGTTCAGTTTTGAAGCTGCGACTTTTAAACGGGAGAATGAT GTGCAAGTTGTGTGCAGCGCACTCATCTGCAATAGTCCTGAATGCGAAGTACCATGCGCTGGgatgaatgaataa
- the LOC100182658 gene encoding uncharacterized protein LOC100182658 isoform X3: protein MPRLLTLAVYSTHVYTMVDAIHLHLTCYLGRTCEVLDACIKGPCSNGGICTTNMTTGSPMCDCVGLYTGKSCEIHCYTPQDCGEQSIHCVFRSGLVVCRCVTPVGKKSAKCILPEDRVDECQSNPCQGRGRCRDMDIGYQCRCYIGFVGKNCEMRAYCSYENPCQNRGTCQQLKHGRNYRCNCPPNFAGRNCEIYIAPVCSVTCTSSAIQVSCDHSRLPKEIRSQTLETISPLPSQQCTCRFPVVPGQPVRQHRYRYTGYSSRTTPATPTPCTIPFDSCGTQLKIVNNTIYYLNHLRYGSLQSHDQTTDSLVTREYGQFELKLECSSPLLVKSNGGVLTSNIMDIEESLELKSKSNIPIQISVSYWGVQPNTFLTHGTTLAPITEFKLDTRIYVLLSGDPSYSTTAILTMQIYPVTCYLLTNTTTYNNKYYLFEDGCKRDETVRMELLLMNQQQGTLFQRNVPKTLFSFEAATFKRENDVQVVCSALICNSPECEVPCAGMNE, encoded by the exons GTTATTTAGGGAGAACATGTGAGGTATTGGACGCATGCATTAAAGGGCCCTGCTCTAATGGAGGCATTTGCACCACTAATATGACTACTGGCTCTCCTATGTGTGATTGCGTAGGCTTATATACTGGGAAGTCATGTGAGATTCATTGCTACACTccacaa gaTTGTGGAGAACAGTCTATTCATTGTGTTTTTAGATCTGGTCTAGTTGTTTGTCGGTGTGTTACTCCTGTTGGGAAAAAGTCAGCCAAGTGTATTTTACCAGAAG ATCGCGTCGATGAGTGCCAATCAAACCCATGTCAAGGACGTGGAAGATGTCGTGACATGGACATAGGGTATCAGTGTCGCTGCTATATTGGTTTCGTGGGAAAAAACTGCGAAATGAGAGCTTACTGTTCATATGAAAAT CCATGTCAAAACAGAGGAACTTGTCAACAACTTAAGCATGGTAGAAACTATAGGTGTAACTGCCCACCTAACTTTGCTGGTCGCAACTGTGAAATATACATTG CGCCAGTTTGTTCAGTGACATGCACATCATCTGCCATCCAAGTTTCTTGTGACCACTCTCGTCTCCCAAAAGAAATTCGATCGCAAACACTTGAAACAATATCCCCCCTTCCCTCCCAGCAGTGCACATGCAGGTTTCCTGTTGTGCCAGGGCAGCCTGTACGCCAACACAGATATAGATATACTGGCTACAGCTCCAGGACTACACCTGCCACCCCTACACCGTGTACCATTCCATTTGATTCCTGCGGTACTCAACTGAAG ATAGTAAACAACACCATCTACTATCTAAACCACCTGCGATACGGCTCACTGCAGTCACATGATCAAACTACAGACTCACTGGTAACAAGAGAGTACGGCCAATTTGAg CTCAAGCTAGAATGTAGTTCTCCATTACTGGTCAAGTCTAATGGTGGCGTATTAACTAGCAACATTATGGACATTGAAGAATCACTGGAGTTAAAGTCCAAATCAAATATTCCGATTCAGATTAGTGTGTCGTACTGGGG GGTTCAACCAAATACTTTTCTTACTCACGGCACCACACTTGCACCTATTACCGAGTTCAAACTGGACACAAGAATTTACGTTTTG ctGTCTGGTGACCCAAGTTACAGCACGACTGCCATCTTGACAATGCAGATTTACCCTGTCACCTGTTATCTACTAACTAACACTACAACTTACAACAACAAGTATTATCTCTTTGAAGATGG CTGCAAAAGGGATGAAACAGTAAGGATGGAGCTGCTTTTAATGAACCAGCAGCAGGGTACTTTGTTTCAAAGAAATGTTCCGAAAACTTTGTTCAGTTTTGAAGCTGCGACTTTTAAACGGGAGAATGAT GTGCAAGTTGTGTGCAGCGCACTCATCTGCAATAGTCCTGAATGCGAAGTACCATGCGCTGGgatgaatgaataa
- the LOC100187463 gene encoding uncharacterized protein LOC100187463: MQKRQSLIKSGGKLQIADHSEQPMMSIKTVFVIAVILGFATLPSEARFRGLVRAGGKLIKEVLPDIIQPIVDSTKNKWAPWTKWNEQERMALADEIDAELMDLLDQE; the protein is encoded by the exons ATGCAAAAAAGGCAGTCCCTTATAAAAAGCGGTGGGAAATTACAAATTGCAGATCATTCTGAACAACCAATGATGAGTATCAAAACAGTGTTCGTAATTGCAGTCATACTCGGCTTCGCCACCCTCCCTTCAGAGGCAAGATTCCGTGGGCTCGTCCGTGCTGGAGGCAAACTGATCAAGGAAGTCCTTCCAGACATTATTCAACCAATTGTTGATTCTACCAAAAACAAGTGGGCGCCATGGACCAAATGGAATGAACAAGAGCGTATGGCTTTGG CGGATGAAATCGACGCTGAGTTGATGGACTTGTTGGACCAAGAGTAA
- the LOC100181888 gene encoding uncharacterized protein LOC100181888: protein MTQTPLDEVYRKTFHVFPNDNPADIMKYYNKNGTTYDSTMKTMTYIAPDVAAQKAASLVSDKQKENFKLLDLGAGTGLSGAALRRSGFLGNISALDGSAEMLKVATEKGIYSDSTEHILTSSNPLPYPDHSFEMVVSVATFTKHLMEPDCLEEVLRVLKPHSYMIITIRMYSEVQDYKVRFYDELDRLEAAGLMKICSSEKFPYYKWDKISDEFKVNLADQYGDVLVLQKLDIN from the exons ATGACTCAGACACCGTTGGATGAAGTGTACAGAAAGACGTTTCATGTATTCCCCAATGACAACCCTGCAG atataatgaaatattacaacaaaaatgggacaacttaCGACAGTACCATGAAAACTATGACGTACATCGCTCCTGATGTTGCCGCACAAAAAGCAGCTTCGCTTGTGTCAGATAAACAAAAGGAAAACTTTAAACTGCTGGATCTTGGAGCAG GTACTGGACTTTCAGGTGCGGCTCTCCGACGTTCTGGTTTTCTTGGTAACATAAGCGCACTCGATGGGTCAGCCGAAATGCTCAAAGTAGCCACGGAGAAAGGTATATACAG cgATTCAACCGAACATATTCTGACTTCCTCAAACCCACTTCCTTATCCGGATCATTCGTTCGAAATGGTTGTCAGTGTTGCTACGTTTACAAAACATCTAATGGAACCAGATTGCCTAGAG GAAGTTCTGCGGGTTTTAAAACCTCATTCTTACATGATCATCACGATTCGAATGTATAGCGAAGTACAAGATTACAAGGTTCGTTTTTACGACGAACTTGATCGACTTGAAGCTGCCGGTTTGATGAAGATTTGTTCAAGTGAGAAATTCCCTTATTACAAATGGGATAAAATTTCAGATGAATTCAAAGTAAACCTTGCTGATCAATACGGAGACGTGCTGGTGCTACAAAAGCTGGATATTAATTAA
- the LOC100177228 gene encoding SCO-spondin, which produces MFRIVLILIVAAAASFRGANAAGITCYIGSSSAVGTNVTIQSCPSGNCATYNGSAMLNGTRINGTIHTCGHNMTGSSTTCGNLTLVNAIGALSGLSGIMCKKLEICSGNQCNSPIACPGNQVYSMCAGCDRTCANMNQPVVCIQVCQQKCTCPWGLVLNGDMCVNATQCPVAPMMNITCPSVSPNACTNELKSGFICDFIKWRLSLNHWLQKFEQWRVSNGYTSTLPIPSCPNFNVQCNDATKLKYTTDIYSCNIPYCMDGKYKTGPSIQVWREHQKHWNILYTSWTASNTDSCNGHT; this is translated from the exons ATGTTTAGAATTGTCTTGATTTTGATTGTGGCTGCTGCTGCAAGTTTCCGAGGGGCAAACGCTGCTGGAataa cttGCTATATTGGTTCTTCATCCGCGGTGGGCACCAATGTTACAATACAATCCTGCCCCTCTGGGAATTGCGCTACGTACAATGGATCTGCAATGCTCA ACGGGACAAGAATAAATGGGACAATCCATACATGTGGTCACAACATGACAGGTTCATCTACTACATGCGGTAACTTAACCCTCGTTAATGCGATTGGAGCACTGTCTGGTTTAAGTGGAATCATGTGTAAAAAGCTGGAGATCTGTTCTGGTAATCAATGTAACTCACCTATCG CTTGTCCTGGCAACCAGGTTTACTCAATGTGTGCCGGCTGTGATAGGACTTGTGCAAATATGAATCAACCTGTAGTATGTATTCAAGTCTGCCAACAGAAGTGCACTTGCCCGTGGGGGTTGGTTCTAAACGGTGACATGTGTGTAAATGCCACTCAGTGCCCAGTGGCCCCTA TGATGAACATAACGTGCCCATCAGTGAGTCCCAATGCATGTACCAACGAACTCAAATCCGGTTTTATTTGTGACTTTATAAAGTGGCGACTAAGTTTGAATCATTGGCTGCAGAAGTTTGAGCAATGGCG GGTGTCAAATGGATACACAAGTACCCTTCCAATTCCTAGCTGTCCTAACTTTAATGTACAGTGTAATGATGCAACGAAACTAAAATACACAACTGACATATACAGTTGTAATATACCTTACTGTATGGATGGCAAAT ATAAAACTGGACCATCAATCCAGGTATGGAGAGAACACCAAAAGCATTGGAATATTCTTTACACTAGCTGGACTGCCTCCAACACAGACAGCTGTAATGGCCACACATAG